The following DNA comes from Frankia casuarinae.
CCCGCGGCTGCGCAGGAGGTCCGCAACAGCCGTGAAGGTCAAGCCCAGCGTCAAGAAGATCTGCGACAAGTGCAAGGTGATCCGTCGCCACGGGCGAGTCATGGTCATCTGCGACAACCTTCGTCACAAGCAGCGTCAGGGCTGATGTCCTGACGGGTGCGCCTCGTCCCGGCGGGTGGCACAGCACGTGCCGCCCGCCGAGATGCGGCCCACCGCATCCAAGCGATGCCAGGCGTCCTCTTCGGGACGACCCACCCCCGGTCGGAGGCCGGGGCCCGCCCGGCCCGGCGCCGGCCGGGACGGCATCGCCCGAGACCTCCGGCCGCAGGAAGGAAACATCCGTTCATGGCACGCCTCTCCGGCGTCGACCTTCCCCGCGAGAAGCGGGTTGAGATCGCTCTGACCTACATCTTCGGAATCGGCCGCAGCCGCTCCCGAGACACCCTCGCCGCCACCGCGGTCAACCCGGACACGCGTGTTCGTGATCTGAGCGAGGAAGAGATCGTCAGGCTGCGCGACTGGATCGACGCGAACTACCGGGTCGAGGGTGACCTCAACCGGGAGATCAAGCAGGACATCCGCCGCAAGATGGAGATCGGGTGCTACCAGGGGCTCCGTCACCGGCGTAACCTGCCCGTCCACGGCCAGCGCACGCACACCAACGCGCGCACCCGCAAGGGCCCGCGCCGCGCCATCGCCGGCAAGAAGAAGGCTGGCAAGAAGTAGTCAGGGTCCCCGGCGGACCGTTCGGGTCCGCCGCCGACCACTGATCGACGACCTCGTACACGGAGACCACACGCGAATATGCCTCCCAAGACGCGCGCAGCCGGCGCCAAGAAGGTCCGGCGCAAGGAAAAGAAGAACGTCGCCCACGGACACGCTCACATCAAGAGCACGTTCAACAACACGATCGTCTCCATCACCGACCCGTCCGGGAACGTGATCTCCTGGGCTTCGGCGGGTCATGTCGGCTTCAAGGGCTCCCGCAAGTCCACGCCCTTCGCCGCCCAGATGGCGGCCGAGAACGCGGCCCGCAAGGCGCAGGAGCACGGGATGCGCAAGGTCGACGTCTTCGTGAAGGGCCCGGGTTCCGGCCGGGAGACCGCGATCCGTTCCCTGCAGGCCGCGGGGCTCGAGGTCGGTGCGATCCAGGACGTCACCCCGACCCCGCACAACGGTTGCCGCCCGCCCAAGCGGCGCAGGGTGTGACCATGCGGCGAGGCGGCCGTGGCCGGGGCTCCACGCCGGCCGGTGTCGTGGCGTCGTGTTCGAGTTCGCGCCAGGAAA
Coding sequences within:
- the rpmJ gene encoding 50S ribosomal protein L36 is translated as MKVKPSVKKICDKCKVIRRHGRVMVICDNLRHKQRQG
- the rpsM gene encoding 30S ribosomal protein S13, which produces MARLSGVDLPREKRVEIALTYIFGIGRSRSRDTLAATAVNPDTRVRDLSEEEIVRLRDWIDANYRVEGDLNREIKQDIRRKMEIGCYQGLRHRRNLPVHGQRTHTNARTRKGPRRAIAGKKKAGKK
- the rpsK gene encoding 30S ribosomal protein S11, producing the protein MPPKTRAAGAKKVRRKEKKNVAHGHAHIKSTFNNTIVSITDPSGNVISWASAGHVGFKGSRKSTPFAAQMAAENAARKAQEHGMRKVDVFVKGPGSGRETAIRSLQAAGLEVGAIQDVTPTPHNGCRPPKRRRV